A region from the Vicia villosa cultivar HV-30 ecotype Madison, WI linkage group LG3, Vvil1.0, whole genome shotgun sequence genome encodes:
- the LOC131659336 gene encoding uncharacterized protein LOC131659336 has product MESDCYKYVKKSHKFHIHADKIHVPPMLLNVISSPWPFSKWGIDMIGMIEPKASNGHCLILVAINYFTKWVEAASYTNLTRQVVVIFIKNNLICRYGIPNRIIIDNGSNLNNKMVKELCGEFKIEHHKSSHYRPKMNGAVEAANKNIKKIVKKMVVTCKTSMKCSLLLCIGTALQFALQLGQHFYPRYMAWNLCSQSRLKFPP; this is encoded by the coding sequence atggaatctgactgctaCAAATACGTAAAGAAGAGCCACAAATTCCATATCCATgctgataagatccatgtgcctccAATgcttctcaatgttatctcttctccgtggcctttctccaagTGGGGAATTGATATGATCGGAATGATTGAACCAAAGGCTTCAAATGGACACTGTTTAATCTTGGTCGCCAttaattacttcaccaaatgggttgaagctgcttcttacaccaATCTTACTCGACAAGTGGTAGTAATatttatcaagaacaatctcATCTGTCGCTATGGCATACCCAACAGAATCATTATTGATAATGGTTCCAACCTGAACAACAAGATGGTGAAAGAGCTGTGTGGTGAAtttaagattgagcatcacaaatCCTCTCACTACCGGCCAAAAATGAATGGAGCGGTAGAAGCGgctaacaagaatattaagaagattgtcaaGAAAATGGTTGTGACTTGTAAGACTAGCATGAAATGCTCCCTCTTGCTCTGTATAGGTACCGCACTACAGTTCGCACTTCAACTAGGGCAACACTTTTATCCTCGGTATATGGCATGGAATTTGTGCTCCCAATCGAGGTTGAAATTCCCTCCTTGA